In Staphylococcus lloydii, the following proteins share a genomic window:
- a CDS encoding bile acid:sodium symporter family protein, with product MLTKVSRFATNTFLFWMLVAAIIGFVFPTELAQISKYVPYLLGIVMIGMGLTIDPKDFKIVFQAPRSVIIGVILQFTVMPVTAFVIAKVFQLPPEIAIGVILVGCCPGGTSSNVMSYLAKANVALSVAITSVSTLLAPIVTPALIFLFANQWLNVSFGSMLWSVVQVVLIPIIIGFILQKVFKNFAAKSATALPIVSVIAISLILASVVGGSKSQILQTGLLIFAVVILHNIVGYALGYGLAKVLKLERADKKAVSIEVGMQNSGLAVSLATVHFNPLAAVPGAVFSLVHNITGPILARYWSKK from the coding sequence ATGTTAACAAAAGTAAGTAGATTTGCAACAAACACATTCTTGTTTTGGATGTTAGTCGCAGCTATTATTGGATTTGTTTTTCCAACTGAATTGGCACAAATAAGTAAATATGTGCCATATTTATTAGGTATTGTGATGATTGGTATGGGGTTAACGATTGATCCGAAAGACTTTAAAATAGTATTTCAAGCGCCACGTTCAGTTATTATTGGGGTTATTTTACAGTTTACAGTTATGCCGGTTACGGCATTCGTTATCGCTAAAGTTTTTCAATTACCACCTGAAATTGCTATTGGGGTTATTTTAGTAGGATGTTGTCCAGGCGGTACTTCTAGTAACGTGATGAGTTATTTAGCAAAGGCTAACGTAGCACTTTCTGTCGCAATTACGAGCGTGTCTACGTTACTTGCACCAATCGTTACACCAGCGCTCATTTTCTTATTTGCTAACCAATGGTTAAATGTTTCATTTGGAAGCATGTTATGGTCAGTCGTACAAGTCGTGCTAATTCCAATTATCATTGGCTTTATTTTACAAAAAGTATTTAAAAACTTTGCTGCTAAATCTGCAACTGCATTACCTATCGTTTCTGTCATTGCTATTTCATTGATTTTAGCCTCTGTCGTAGGTGGTAGCAAATCTCAAATTTTACAAACAGGTTTATTAATATTCGCTGTCGTTATTCTACATAATATAGTAGGTTACGCTTTAGGTTATGGTTTGGCTAAAGTATTAAAATTAGAAAGAGCAGATAAAAAAGCTGTTTCAATTGAAGTAGGTATGCAAAATTCAGGTTTAGCCGTTTCTTTGGCAACCGTGCATTTCAATCCTTTAGCAGCAGTTCCTGGAGCCGTATTTAGCTTAGTACATAATATTACAGGGCCTATACTTGCAAGATATTGGTCTAAAAAATAA
- a CDS encoding alpha-glucoside-specific PTS transporter subunit IIBC, translating to MNAIKRFGSAMIVPVLMFAFFGIVLGFATLFKNPAIMGSIADSGTAWTKVWTVIESGGWTIFNHMEIVFVVGLPISLAKKASGHATLAALMGYLMFNTFINAILTQWPHTFGANFNKGVENVTGLKSIAGIDTLDTNILGAIIISSIVTWIHNKYYSKKLPEMLGIFQGLTFVVTISFFVMLPIALITCIVWPTVQDAISSLQGFIIGSGYVGVWLYHFLERVLIPTGLHHFIYAPVEVGPVVVNDGLKAEWFKHVNEFAKSTKPLKDQFHYGFMLQGNGKVFGAIGIALAMYSTTPKENKKKVAALLIPATLTAVVVGITEPLEFTFLFIAPYLFVIHAILAATMDTVMYGFGLVGNFGGGLIDFFATNWIPLGQNHWMTYVIQIIIGLIFTGIYFVVFRFLILKFDIPLPGRKKEEENVKLYSKNDYKESKGGATASTGNEYEDKAIYYLEGLGGAENIKDVTNCATRLRLTVNDPEKVEGNDYFIHNQQAHGLVKSGKNVQVIVGMSVPQVREAFEEILNNK from the coding sequence ATGAATGCAATTAAACGATTTGGTAGTGCTATGATTGTACCCGTACTTATGTTTGCTTTCTTCGGGATAGTTTTAGGATTTGCGACTTTATTCAAAAATCCAGCTATTATGGGAAGTATTGCAGATAGTGGTACGGCTTGGACTAAAGTTTGGACGGTTATTGAATCAGGTGGTTGGACTATTTTCAATCATATGGAAATAGTTTTTGTGGTAGGCTTACCAATTTCCCTAGCTAAGAAAGCATCGGGACATGCAACATTAGCAGCATTAATGGGATATTTAATGTTCAATACGTTTATTAATGCCATATTAACGCAATGGCCACATACTTTTGGCGCTAACTTTAATAAAGGTGTAGAAAATGTTACTGGATTAAAATCTATTGCCGGTATAGATACATTGGACACTAATATTTTAGGCGCTATTATAATTTCAAGTATTGTAACTTGGATACATAATAAATATTATAGTAAAAAATTACCTGAGATGTTAGGTATTTTCCAAGGGTTAACCTTTGTTGTTACTATTTCATTCTTTGTCATGTTACCTATTGCGCTAATTACATGTATAGTATGGCCAACAGTACAAGATGCAATTTCGTCACTACAAGGTTTCATTATAGGATCTGGTTATGTAGGTGTTTGGTTATATCACTTCTTAGAAAGAGTACTCATACCTACAGGGTTACATCATTTTATATACGCACCAGTTGAAGTTGGTCCAGTAGTAGTCAATGATGGCTTGAAAGCTGAATGGTTTAAACATGTAAATGAATTTGCTAAAAGTACAAAACCATTAAAAGACCAATTCCATTATGGCTTTATGTTACAAGGAAATGGGAAAGTATTTGGTGCTATTGGTATAGCATTGGCGATGTATTCAACTACGCCTAAAGAAAACAAGAAAAAAGTAGCGGCGCTATTAATACCAGCGACACTTACCGCAGTAGTGGTAGGTATCACTGAACCATTAGAATTTACGTTCCTATTTATTGCTCCATATCTTTTTGTCATACATGCGATATTAGCTGCAACAATGGATACTGTAATGTATGGATTTGGATTAGTAGGTAACTTTGGCGGAGGATTAATTGATTTCTTTGCAACTAACTGGATTCCGTTAGGACAAAACCATTGGATGACCTATGTTATACAAATTATTATCGGCTTAATATTTACAGGTATTTACTTTGTAGTATTCAGATTTTTAATTTTGAAATTCGATATACCTTTACCTGGACGTAAAAAGGAAGAAGAAAATGTTAAGCTTTACAGTAAAAATGACTATAAAGAAAGTAAAGGTGGAGCAACTGCTTCAACAGGTAACGAATACGAAGATAAAGCTATCTACTATTTAGAAGGTTTAGGTGGAGCTGAAAATATTAAAGACGTGACAAATTGTGCGACAAGATTACGTCTGACTGTCAATGATCCTGAAAAGGTTGAAGGCAACGATTACTTTATTCACAATCAGCAGGCTCACGGTTTAGTTAAAAGTGGAAAAAATGTACAAGTTATCGTTGGTATGTCAGTGCCACAAGTTAGAGAAGCATTTGAAGAGATATTAAATAATAAATAA
- a CDS encoding HAD family hydrolase: MYKAVVFDFDGTIIDTEKHLYDIINKHLTKHNHEPVSLDFYTGSIGGAANDLHEYLEDKLGEALKEEIYTEHHETSKDLPIFEEIKNLMAYLKQRHIPMAIATSSYRASIEPAFKQLALDDYIDVVVGREDVAEVKPNPELYLTAVQALNYNPVNCLALEDSVNGATAAINAGLDVIVNTNKMTENQDFANVAYLNKDISTANIIANYFEA, translated from the coding sequence ATGTATAAAGCAGTAGTATTCGATTTTGATGGCACAATTATTGATACAGAAAAACATTTATATGACATAATAAATAAGCATTTAACCAAACATAACCATGAACCTGTATCGCTAGACTTTTATACGGGCTCAATTGGTGGAGCTGCCAACGATTTACACGAATATTTAGAGGATAAATTAGGAGAAGCACTGAAAGAAGAAATATATACTGAACACCATGAAACGAGTAAGGATTTACCAATATTTGAAGAAATAAAAAATTTGATGGCGTATTTAAAACAACGCCATATTCCAATGGCAATAGCGACAAGTAGTTATAGAGCGTCTATCGAACCTGCTTTTAAACAATTAGCATTAGACGATTATATTGATGTTGTTGTAGGTAGGGAAGATGTCGCAGAAGTAAAACCAAATCCAGAACTATACTTAACGGCAGTGCAGGCTTTAAATTATAATCCAGTGAATTGTCTGGCATTAGAAGATTCTGTAAATGGTGCAACGGCTGCTATAAATGCAGGTCTTGATGTCATCGTTAATACGAATAAAATGACTGAAAATCAAGATTTTGCAAATGTGGCATATTTAAATAAAGATATTAGTACTGCAAATATAATTGCTAACTATTTTGAAGCGTAA